Proteins co-encoded in one Bacillus infantis NRRL B-14911 genomic window:
- a CDS encoding fatty acid--CoA ligase family protein, which produces MNLSSQLHETAQKLGEKPAYYFMDKESTYAELDAAVTKFASGLEKLGIQKGDHVALLLGNSPFFIISLYGAMRLGATVIPINPIYTPDEIGYIVKNGDVKAIISLDLLVPMAEKMHGALPSVENYIICETPQGKQADADVSALSVYPKLKSFTSVLASGDAGYQGPELEEEDTAIILYTSGTTGKPKGAMLTHKNLYSNAKDVSDYLKMNESDRVITSLPMFHVFCLTVVLNAPLMNGATILIDPKFSPKEVFRLVKEYEATVFAGVPTMYNFLLQYSDGKAEDLKSLRLCISGGASLPVALLENFEKKFNVLISEGYGLSEASPVTCFNPLDRPRKPGSIGTSILNVENRVVNELGDEVPPGEVGELAVRGPNVMKGYYKMPEETAASIRDGWLFTGDLARMDEEGYFYIVDRKKEIIIVGGYNVYPREVEEVLYSHPGVVEAAVIGVPDPNQGEAVRSYVVLSDPSLTEEELIGYCKQHLAKYKLPSSIEFLDELPKNTTGKILRRALKKQVLQTK; this is translated from the coding sequence ATGAACTTATCTTCACAGCTGCATGAAACCGCACAGAAGCTGGGTGAAAAACCGGCCTATTATTTCATGGACAAGGAAAGCACTTATGCTGAGCTTGATGCGGCAGTTACAAAGTTTGCTTCAGGCCTTGAAAAGCTGGGTATCCAAAAGGGAGACCATGTTGCACTGCTTCTCGGCAATTCTCCATTCTTCATTATCAGCTTGTATGGGGCGATGCGCCTGGGGGCGACCGTGATTCCGATTAACCCGATCTATACGCCGGATGAAATTGGCTATATTGTCAAAAACGGTGATGTGAAAGCCATCATCAGCCTGGACTTGCTGGTTCCAATGGCAGAGAAAATGCATGGGGCGCTTCCATCGGTTGAAAACTATATTATTTGTGAAACTCCGCAAGGCAAGCAGGCGGATGCTGATGTCTCGGCCCTGAGTGTCTATCCTAAACTGAAATCGTTTACATCAGTTCTGGCATCAGGTGATGCAGGGTACCAGGGACCGGAGCTTGAGGAAGAGGATACAGCTATCATCCTTTATACATCAGGCACCACAGGAAAGCCAAAAGGCGCAATGCTCACGCATAAAAACCTTTACAGCAATGCAAAGGATGTAAGCGATTACTTAAAAATGAATGAATCGGACAGGGTCATTACGTCGCTTCCGATGTTCCATGTCTTCTGCCTGACTGTTGTACTTAACGCACCTCTGATGAATGGAGCGACCATCCTGATCGATCCGAAATTCAGCCCGAAAGAAGTATTCAGGCTGGTAAAAGAGTATGAGGCAACTGTTTTTGCCGGTGTGCCGACCATGTACAATTTCCTGCTGCAATACAGCGATGGAAAGGCGGAAGATTTAAAGTCCCTCCGCCTCTGCATTTCCGGCGGTGCATCACTGCCGGTAGCATTGCTTGAAAACTTTGAAAAAAAATTCAATGTCCTTATTTCTGAAGGCTATGGCCTGTCCGAGGCATCGCCGGTAACATGCTTCAATCCGCTTGACCGGCCGCGCAAGCCTGGTTCAATCGGAACATCCATCCTGAACGTTGAAAACAGAGTTGTCAATGAACTGGGTGATGAGGTGCCGCCTGGTGAAGTCGGCGAACTTGCTGTAAGGGGCCCGAATGTTATGAAAGGCTATTATAAGATGCCTGAGGAAACTGCTGCTTCCATCAGGGATGGCTGGCTTTTTACAGGAGATCTTGCGCGGATGGACGAAGAAGGCTATTTCTATATTGTAGACAGGAAAAAGGAAATCATCATTGTCGGCGGCTACAATGTCTATCCAAGGGAAGTGGAGGAAGTGCTGTACAGCCATCCGGGCGTGGTTGAGGCGGCTGTCATCGGCGTGCCGGATCCGAATCAGGGAGAAGCGGTCAGAAGCTATGTTGTGCTGTCCGACCCTTCTCTCACCGAGGAAGAGCTTATAGGCTATTGCAAACAGCATCTTGCTAAATACAAGCTGCCTTCCTCAATTGAATTCCTGGACGAGCTGCCTAAGAATACGACAGGAAAAATATTGAGAAGAGCATTGAAGAAACAGGTTCTCCAGACCAAATAA
- the hemH gene encoding ferrochelatase — MPKKKMGLLVMAYGTPYKEEDIERYYTHIRHGRKPSDEMLEDLRSRYEAIGGISPLARITQEQGEKLEQHLNSIQDEIEFKMYLGLKHIEPFVEDAVKSMKEDGITEAASIVLAPHFSTFSVKSYNGRAKEEAERLGGLTITSVESWYQEPIFIGYWAEKVKEAFASMPADEKDNAVLIVSAHSLPEKILQSGDPYPNQLQETADLIAEQAGVENYEVGWQSAGNTPEPWLGPDVQDLTRDLYNEKGYKAFVYTPVGFVADHLEVLYDNDYECKVVTEEIGASYYRPEMPNSQPEFIDAMASAVLRKLSE; from the coding sequence ATGCCGAAAAAGAAAATGGGCCTGCTTGTCATGGCCTACGGAACGCCATATAAAGAAGAAGATATTGAGCGCTATTATACTCATATACGCCATGGAAGAAAGCCCTCAGATGAGATGCTTGAAGATCTGCGGAGCCGCTATGAAGCAATCGGCGGGATTTCCCCGCTTGCCAGGATTACACAGGAGCAGGGTGAAAAGCTTGAGCAGCATCTGAACAGCATCCAGGATGAAATTGAATTCAAGATGTATCTGGGCTTGAAGCATATTGAACCTTTTGTCGAAGATGCAGTGAAGAGCATGAAAGAAGATGGAATCACGGAAGCTGCAAGCATCGTGCTGGCTCCCCATTTTTCAACCTTCAGCGTGAAGTCATATAATGGCCGTGCAAAAGAAGAAGCAGAAAGGCTTGGCGGCCTGACCATCACTTCTGTAGAAAGCTGGTATCAAGAACCGATATTCATCGGCTATTGGGCAGAAAAAGTGAAGGAAGCCTTCGCATCCATGCCTGCAGATGAAAAAGACAATGCAGTGCTGATCGTATCAGCCCACAGCCTGCCAGAGAAAATTCTCCAGTCGGGAGATCCTTACCCTAACCAGCTGCAGGAGACTGCGGATCTGATCGCTGAACAGGCGGGGGTAGAAAATTATGAGGTTGGCTGGCAGAGTGCCGGGAATACTCCTGAGCCATGGCTTGGGCCGGATGTCCAGGACCTGACGCGCGACTTGTATAATGAAAAAGGCTATAAAGCATTCGTCTATACACCAGTCGGGTTTGTAGCAGACCACCTTGAAGTTTTATATGACAATGACTATGAATGCAAAGTTGTAACAGAGGAAATCGGGGCAAGCTATTATCGTCCGGAAATGCCGAATTCACAGCCCGAATTCATTGATGCTATGGCATCTGCCGTACTCAGGAAGCTTTCAGAATAG
- a CDS encoding MBL fold metallo-hydrolase translates to MKLTVIGPWGGYPKGNEASAGYLLEHNGFRLLVDCGSGVLSKMQQIIQPEELDAVIISHYHPDHIADIGVLQHARLIQGFLGKKMDTLPVYAHRENPQEFSKLSYKDITEGKEYKPDEELNLGPFTITFLKTDHPAPCYAMRFEAEGNAIVYTADTSYKEELAAFASGASLLVSECNFYGNQNGKNAGHMNSYDAGRLAEKAGAEQLVLTHLPHYGELSKLAEESAREYSGPVRLAAFNDTYTI, encoded by the coding sequence ATGAAATTAACTGTTATAGGGCCCTGGGGAGGTTATCCGAAGGGGAATGAGGCCAGTGCCGGCTATCTTCTCGAGCACAATGGCTTCCGCCTGCTTGTGGACTGCGGCAGCGGAGTACTGTCGAAAATGCAGCAGATCATCCAGCCGGAGGAGCTAGATGCGGTCATTATTTCTCATTATCATCCTGACCATATCGCAGATATCGGCGTATTGCAGCATGCCCGCCTCATCCAGGGCTTCCTCGGAAAAAAGATGGATACCCTGCCTGTTTATGCTCACAGGGAAAACCCTCAGGAGTTCTCGAAGCTCAGCTATAAGGATATTACAGAAGGAAAAGAGTATAAGCCGGACGAGGAATTAAACCTCGGGCCCTTTACAATCACATTCTTAAAAACAGATCATCCGGCACCATGCTATGCGATGCGGTTTGAAGCAGAAGGAAATGCGATTGTCTATACAGCCGATACATCCTATAAAGAAGAGCTGGCTGCTTTTGCATCCGGAGCTTCCCTGCTTGTCAGCGAGTGCAATTTCTACGGAAATCAGAATGGAAAGAACGCAGGGCATATGAACAGCTATGATGCCGGGAGGCTTGCTGAAAAAGCTGGCGCGGAACAGCTTGTCCTGACCCATCTTCCGCATTATGGGGAGCTTTCAAAGCTTGCTGAGGAGTCGGCAAGGGAATACAGCGGCCCAGTCCGCCTGGCTGCATTCAATGATACCTACACTATCTAA
- the hemE gene encoding uroporphyrinogen decarboxylase encodes MAKQIDDTFLKAARGEKTDRVPVWYMRQAGRSQPEYRAIKEKYSLFEITHQPELCAYVTRLPVENYGVDAAILYKDIMTPLPAIGVDVDIKTGIGPVISNPVRSLSDVEKLGELHPEQDIPYVLDTIKLLTEEQLTVPLIGFSGAPFTIASYMIEGGPSKNYNKTKAFMYSEPQAWFALMDKLADTIIVYVKAQIKAGAKAIQLFDSWVGALNVADYRCFIKPVMERIFTALKEENVPLIMFGVGASHLAMEWHDLPLDVVGLDWRLPISEAREMGIRKTVMGNLDPAILLAPWEVIEERAREILDQGMQQPGYIFNLGHGVFPSVNPDTLKKLTGFIHDYSAFKLAE; translated from the coding sequence ATGGCAAAACAGATAGACGATACATTTTTAAAAGCGGCGCGCGGGGAAAAAACAGACCGCGTCCCTGTATGGTATATGCGGCAGGCTGGGAGATCCCAGCCCGAATACCGTGCCATCAAAGAGAAATACTCCTTATTCGAAATAACGCATCAGCCTGAATTATGTGCCTATGTTACAAGGCTGCCGGTTGAAAACTACGGAGTGGATGCTGCGATTCTCTATAAAGACATCATGACGCCGCTTCCCGCCATCGGAGTGGACGTAGATATTAAAACAGGCATCGGTCCGGTCATTTCCAATCCGGTCCGCTCGCTTTCAGATGTTGAGAAACTGGGGGAACTTCATCCTGAACAGGATATTCCCTATGTCCTTGACACAATCAAGCTCTTAACAGAAGAACAGCTGACAGTTCCTTTGATTGGCTTCTCCGGCGCGCCATTCACAATCGCCAGCTATATGATCGAAGGAGGGCCGTCAAAGAATTACAATAAAACAAAAGCTTTCATGTATTCTGAGCCGCAGGCATGGTTCGCGCTGATGGACAAGCTTGCTGACACCATCATCGTTTATGTAAAAGCACAAATCAAGGCTGGTGCAAAGGCTATCCAGCTTTTCGATTCATGGGTAGGCGCACTGAATGTGGCCGACTACCGCTGCTTCATCAAGCCGGTTATGGAACGGATCTTCACAGCTCTTAAAGAAGAAAATGTGCCTTTGATCATGTTTGGAGTGGGCGCAAGCCACCTGGCCATGGAATGGCATGACCTTCCATTGGACGTAGTCGGACTGGATTGGAGGCTTCCAATCAGCGAGGCAAGGGAGATGGGCATCAGGAAAACAGTCATGGGCAATCTTGATCCTGCCATATTGCTTGCTCCATGGGAAGTAATTGAAGAGAGAGCCAGGGAAATCCTTGACCAGGGAATGCAGCAGCCAGGCTATATTTTCAATCTTGGCCACGGCGTCTTCCCGTCTGTCAACCCGGATACATTGAAAAAACTGACTGGCTTTATCCACGATTACTCGGCTTTCAAGCTTGCTGAGTAA
- the yhfH gene encoding protein YhfH has protein sequence MLENIVEFFRNLPAKQCSECGSSIDEQHECYGTKCDKCLDLN, from the coding sequence ATGCTAGAAAATATCGTGGAATTTTTCAGGAATTTGCCAGCAAAACAATGTTCGGAGTGCGGCAGCTCCATTGATGAGCAGCACGAATGCTATGGGACTAAATGTGATAAGTGTCTTGACTTGAACTGA
- a CDS encoding TetR/AcrR family transcriptional regulator, whose protein sequence is MAVDRKQLIIEAANKSFSLFGYKATTMDQVAKIANVGKGTIYTFFKNKEELFDEIITTLIKEMKIAADESLDSSLSFHENVHRALYGILEFRLKHQLTIKLFQEEKEMGTPAVMEVMERLEKSILSYIKEKVAEAVKKGEIADCDPELTAFIMFKLYIALIFDWEKQHKPLEKEEIAKLFEQYLFKGLSN, encoded by the coding sequence ATGGCTGTAGACCGCAAGCAATTAATTATTGAAGCTGCCAATAAATCATTTTCTCTGTTTGGCTATAAAGCAACCACAATGGATCAGGTGGCCAAAATTGCGAATGTCGGCAAAGGGACGATCTACACGTTTTTTAAGAATAAAGAGGAATTATTCGATGAAATCATCACAACGCTCATCAAGGAAATGAAAATTGCAGCTGACGAATCTCTGGATTCTTCATTATCTTTCCACGAAAATGTCCATCGCGCCTTATATGGGATCCTTGAGTTCAGGCTGAAGCACCAGCTGACCATCAAGCTTTTCCAGGAAGAAAAGGAAATGGGCACTCCTGCAGTAATGGAGGTAATGGAGAGGCTGGAAAAATCAATTCTTTCTTATATTAAAGAAAAAGTTGCCGAAGCTGTGAAAAAAGGCGAGATAGCAGACTGCGATCCTGAGCTGACTGCCTTCATCATGTTCAAGCTCTATATCGCCCTGATTTTTGATTGGGAAAAGCAGCATAAACCTCTTGAAAAAGAGGAAATTGCAAAGCTGTTTGAGCAATACCTGTTTAAAGGATTATCTAACTGA
- a CDS encoding lipoate--protein ligase — protein MLFIDNKGITDPRINLAIEEYALKNLDIDQESYLLFYINEPSIIIGKNQNTIEEINTEYVEKNGIHVVRRLSGGGAVYHDLGNLNFSFITKDDGDSFHNFRKFTEPVVEALKKMGVAAELSGRNDLTAEGRKISGNAQFATRGRMFSHGTLLFDSEIDSVVSALKVRKDKIESKGIKSIRSRVANISEFLEEKVSTEQFRSTLLKNIFGDLDEIPEYVLTEEDWEKIHQLSKERYQNWDWNYGKSPKFNLQHSHRFPVGQIDVRLDVNKGIIGNCKIFGDFFGVGDVAVIEEKLSGLRYEKAAIEEALADINIKHYFGNVTKEDFINLVY, from the coding sequence ATGCTATTTATCGACAACAAAGGGATTACAGACCCCCGCATAAACCTTGCCATTGAAGAGTATGCATTGAAGAACCTGGACATTGACCAGGAAAGCTATCTGCTTTTTTACATAAATGAGCCTTCCATCATCATCGGCAAAAACCAGAACACCATCGAGGAGATCAATACAGAATATGTTGAGAAAAACGGCATTCATGTGGTCCGCCGTTTATCCGGAGGGGGAGCTGTCTACCACGATTTGGGCAATCTTAATTTTTCATTCATTACAAAGGACGATGGGGACAGCTTCCATAACTTCAGGAAGTTCACAGAGCCTGTTGTCGAGGCCTTGAAGAAAATGGGGGTGGCAGCTGAGCTGAGCGGACGGAACGACCTTACTGCGGAAGGAAGAAAAATTTCCGGTAATGCCCAGTTCGCCACAAGGGGCAGGATGTTCAGCCACGGGACATTGCTGTTTGATTCTGAGATCGACAGTGTTGTATCGGCCCTTAAGGTGAGGAAGGATAAAATTGAGTCAAAGGGCATCAAGTCCATCCGCAGCCGTGTAGCGAATATTTCTGAATTCCTGGAAGAAAAGGTTTCGACTGAGCAGTTCAGGAGCACACTCCTTAAGAACATTTTTGGGGATCTTGACGAAATTCCAGAGTATGTACTGACAGAAGAGGATTGGGAAAAGATACACCAGCTATCAAAAGAGCGCTACCAGAATTGGGACTGGAATTACGGGAAATCGCCGAAATTCAATCTCCAGCATTCACACCGATTCCCGGTTGGCCAAATCGATGTACGGCTGGATGTTAATAAAGGGATTATCGGGAATTGCAAGATATTCGGCGACTTTTTCGGTGTCGGAGATGTAGCAGTAATTGAAGAAAAGCTGTCAGGTCTGCGCTATGAAAAAGCGGCAATCGAAGAAGCCCTTGCAGATATCAACATCAAACATTATTTCGGCAATGTTACCAAAGAGGATTTTATTAATCTTGTCTACTGA
- a CDS encoding enoyl-CoA hydratase-related protein, giving the protein MSSIDLKVENHAAIITLNRPEALNAFNYETLEELQRTVEDIRINPDVRVVIFTGAGDKAFSVGADLKERKTLSQTDVKRNVYKIGEVFSLIESLPQPTIAAINGFAFGGGMELALSCDFRLAAQGTKMGLTETSLAIIPGAGGTQRLPRLIGQAKALELILTARRLTSEEALHYGLLTKAVPLDQLLEECLKLAEEMLANGPVALQQAKFAVKQGMNADLQTGLQIERKAYEVTIPTEDRLEALQAFSEKRKPEFKGR; this is encoded by the coding sequence ATGAGCAGCATTGATTTGAAAGTGGAGAACCACGCGGCCATTATTACCCTGAACAGGCCAGAAGCCCTGAATGCTTTTAATTATGAGACTCTTGAAGAGCTGCAGCGGACAGTGGAGGATATCAGGATCAATCCGGATGTCCGGGTTGTCATTTTTACGGGAGCAGGCGATAAAGCATTCAGTGTCGGGGCTGACCTGAAGGAAAGAAAGACACTTTCTCAGACGGACGTTAAAAGGAATGTATATAAAATCGGCGAGGTATTCTCATTGATTGAGAGTCTCCCGCAGCCTACGATTGCAGCCATCAATGGATTTGCTTTTGGCGGGGGGATGGAACTGGCCCTGTCCTGTGACTTCAGGCTGGCTGCCCAGGGAACGAAGATGGGGTTGACTGAAACCAGCCTTGCCATCATCCCCGGAGCAGGCGGGACGCAGCGGCTTCCCAGGCTGATCGGGCAGGCAAAGGCACTTGAGCTCATCCTCACTGCAAGGAGACTCACATCAGAAGAAGCTTTGCATTACGGATTATTGACAAAAGCAGTCCCTCTGGATCAGCTTCTTGAAGAATGCCTGAAGCTGGCAGAAGAAATGCTGGCTAACGGGCCTGTCGCCCTTCAGCAGGCTAAATTTGCTGTAAAACAAGGGATGAATGCGGATCTGCAGACAGGTTTGCAGATTGAGAGAAAAGCCTATGAGGTGACCATTCCTACAGAAGACAGGCTGGAAGCCCTTCAGGCGTTCTCAGAAAAAAGGAAGCCTGAGTTCAAAGGAAGATAA
- a CDS encoding ABC transporter substrate-binding protein, protein MKQKKFGLAAAGLLAAGLLSGCGSDEAGGKTAAEGEKTYQIGVTQIVEHPSLDAALEGFKKALEDKGLEVDYDVQIAQGDQNNNQAIANNFAGDGVDLIFANSTPSAYGALNATKDIPIVFTSVTDPVGAELVASMEEPGENITGTTDTHPDAIPNTVKFMAEQMEGKTVGVIYNSGEQNSNAQIDLVKKAMEGTDLKLEEATVSASSEVKQAAESLVGKADMIYIITDNTVVSALESVIQTANDNDIPLFVGELDSVERGGFAAYGFDYEDIGYEAGEMAAEILEGEKKPSELPVQYPQNLKLLINKKAAEEMNIGLKEEWNSLAEFTE, encoded by the coding sequence ATGAAACAGAAAAAGTTTGGATTGGCTGCGGCAGGACTGCTGGCAGCAGGATTGCTGTCAGGGTGCGGTTCAGATGAAGCAGGAGGAAAAACGGCGGCAGAGGGGGAAAAAACGTATCAAATCGGCGTAACGCAGATTGTGGAGCATCCTTCTCTTGATGCTGCGCTTGAGGGGTTCAAAAAGGCCCTTGAAGATAAAGGGCTCGAGGTTGACTATGATGTCCAGATCGCCCAGGGCGACCAGAACAACAACCAGGCAATCGCCAACAACTTTGCCGGAGACGGTGTGGATCTTATCTTCGCCAATTCGACGCCGAGCGCGTACGGGGCACTGAATGCGACAAAGGATATCCCAATCGTTTTCACCTCTGTAACAGATCCTGTTGGTGCTGAGCTTGTTGCCTCGATGGAGGAGCCTGGAGAAAATATCACTGGCACAACAGATACCCATCCGGATGCCATCCCGAATACGGTGAAATTCATGGCTGAGCAGATGGAAGGAAAAACGGTAGGAGTCATCTACAATTCGGGGGAGCAGAATTCCAATGCCCAGATTGATCTTGTGAAAAAGGCGATGGAAGGAACAGACTTAAAGCTGGAAGAGGCCACAGTATCAGCTTCCTCAGAGGTGAAGCAGGCAGCTGAATCCCTTGTAGGCAAAGCAGACATGATTTATATCATTACGGATAATACAGTTGTTTCCGCGCTGGAGTCGGTCATTCAGACAGCCAATGACAATGATATCCCGCTGTTTGTCGGTGAATTGGACTCAGTCGAGCGCGGAGGGTTTGCTGCTTACGGTTTTGACTATGAAGATATCGGTTATGAGGCAGGGGAAATGGCGGCCGAAATCCTTGAAGGAGAGAAGAAGCCATCAGAGCTCCCTGTGCAATATCCGCAAAACTTAAAGCTCCTGATCAACAAGAAGGCTGCAGAGGAAATGAATATCGGGCTTAAAGAGGAATGGAACAGCCTGGCTGAATTTACTGAATAG
- a CDS encoding YhgE/Pip domain-containing protein: MRNRLFRNEFLAIFKNRKLLIPIIAVLFIPVLYSGMFLWAFWDPYDHLADLPVAVVNEDKGAEFEGKELQLGDELISNLKDSADFNFKFVTKEEGYKDLEKEKYYILVEVPEDFSENATTLLDEDPKKLNLIYVPNESYNFLSSQIGGTAIEKIKASLSEKITETYAETMFDKIGDMTDGLLQASDGAGKLDEGALELKSGSQELKNKLGELAGKSVEFDNGVSQVNKGSAELAAGAKDLDSGLGKLQAGHQKLEAAASELQAGNQEAAAGAAKLNEGIQQVQGKVPALVQGGEQLQGGAASLSGSLDQWQSEAAKVSGGMSQLQQKLGAVLQQMPEDSPERKELEAALGQLAAGTSQLAESAGQISGGAQQLSDKIGSLSEGQKQLQQGIDSLAAGSSSLAQGTAKIQDGQQQFIAGMNEYGQQFASAKAGSAQLAAGSTELSGGLGKLADGSGALKEGAGKLSEGAGKVAEGNSALSEGSAELAGKLKDGAEEASSVSADDKTYNMIAEPVQVKNEKINEVPNYGTGFTPYFLSLGLFVGALLLSIVFPLREPASVPGNGLSWFAAKFGVLAAAGIIQALIASWILISGLGLEVQSIPLFLLFNIITSLTFMALIQFFVTALGDPGRFAAILILILQLTTSAGTFPLELIPGFLQHFNALLPMTYSVAGLKAVASSGDFAFMWHNAAILLGFMLAFIAGTITYFTIMHKRKYAAIAE; this comes from the coding sequence ATGAGAAATAGATTATTCAGGAATGAGTTTTTAGCTATTTTTAAAAACAGAAAACTGCTGATCCCGATTATTGCTGTCCTGTTCATTCCTGTGCTTTACAGCGGAATGTTCCTTTGGGCATTCTGGGATCCTTATGATCATCTTGCCGATCTGCCTGTCGCAGTAGTCAATGAAGACAAAGGGGCAGAATTTGAAGGAAAAGAGCTGCAGCTCGGGGACGAACTGATATCCAATTTAAAAGATAGTGCTGATTTTAATTTTAAGTTTGTTACTAAAGAGGAAGGCTATAAAGATCTGGAGAAGGAGAAGTATTATATTCTTGTAGAGGTTCCTGAGGACTTTTCAGAGAATGCGACAACTCTTTTGGATGAAGATCCGAAAAAGCTAAATTTAATTTATGTTCCAAACGAAAGCTATAACTTCCTTTCTTCACAGATTGGCGGTACAGCAATTGAAAAAATCAAAGCTTCTCTTTCCGAGAAAATTACCGAAACCTATGCTGAGACGATGTTTGATAAAATCGGCGACATGACAGACGGTTTGCTACAGGCGAGCGACGGGGCCGGTAAGCTTGACGAAGGAGCCCTGGAGCTTAAATCAGGTTCACAGGAACTGAAGAATAAGCTTGGAGAATTGGCCGGGAAGTCTGTTGAATTTGATAATGGCGTCAGCCAGGTGAACAAAGGATCTGCAGAGCTGGCTGCAGGAGCGAAGGACCTGGACTCTGGTCTTGGAAAGCTTCAAGCCGGCCATCAGAAATTGGAAGCTGCGGCCAGTGAGCTTCAGGCAGGTAATCAGGAAGCAGCTGCTGGAGCTGCAAAGCTGAATGAAGGAATCCAGCAGGTCCAGGGAAAGGTTCCTGCCCTTGTCCAGGGAGGAGAACAGCTTCAGGGCGGTGCTGCCTCACTTTCAGGCTCACTTGATCAATGGCAGTCAGAAGCTGCCAAGGTCAGCGGCGGAATGTCCCAGCTTCAGCAAAAGCTGGGGGCAGTCCTGCAGCAGATGCCGGAGGACTCCCCTGAAAGAAAAGAGCTGGAAGCAGCCTTAGGCCAGCTGGCAGCCGGTACATCACAGCTTGCCGAATCTGCCGGCCAAATATCCGGCGGAGCACAGCAGCTGTCAGACAAAATAGGCAGCCTTTCAGAAGGGCAAAAGCAATTGCAGCAGGGAATTGATTCTCTTGCAGCAGGAAGCTCTTCACTCGCACAAGGTACAGCCAAGATACAGGATGGCCAGCAGCAGTTTATCGCAGGCATGAATGAATATGGACAGCAATTTGCTTCAGCAAAAGCCGGATCAGCACAGCTGGCAGCAGGGAGCACAGAGCTTTCCGGCGGTCTCGGCAAGCTGGCTGATGGCTCTGGCGCCCTGAAGGAAGGCGCAGGAAAGCTGTCTGAAGGTGCCGGCAAAGTGGCAGAAGGGAATTCAGCATTGTCCGAAGGCTCAGCAGAGCTTGCAGGCAAACTGAAGGACGGAGCTGAGGAAGCTTCATCTGTAAGTGCGGATGACAAAACCTACAATATGATTGCCGAACCTGTCCAGGTGAAAAATGAAAAAATCAATGAAGTGCCTAACTACGGAACCGGCTTTACGCCGTACTTCCTTTCATTGGGCTTGTTTGTCGGAGCTCTGCTTCTGTCCATCGTGTTCCCGCTCAGGGAGCCGGCATCGGTCCCTGGAAACGGCCTGAGCTGGTTTGCAGCCAAGTTTGGTGTTCTTGCAGCGGCAGGCATCATCCAGGCGCTTATTGCTTCATGGATCCTGATTTCGGGACTGGGGCTTGAAGTGCAGAGCATCCCATTATTCCTTCTGTTCAATATTATTACAAGCCTGACCTTCATGGCGCTGATCCAATTCTTTGTTACAGCGCTTGGAGATCCGGGAAGATTTGCTGCTATTCTTATACTCATCCTGCAGCTGACAACAAGTGCAGGCACCTTCCCGCTTGAACTGATTCCGGGCTTCCTGCAGCATTTCAATGCCCTGCTGCCGATGACCTATTCAGTGGCAGGCCTGAAGGCCGTGGCATCGAGCGGAGACTTTGCCTTCATGTGGCATAATGCAGCCATCCTCCTTGGCTTTATGCTCGCATTCATTGCTGGCACGATCACTTATTTCACTATCATGCATAAAAGAAAGTACGCAGCAATCGCAGAATAA